From Acinetobacter lwoffii, a single genomic window includes:
- the xerD gene encoding site-specific tyrosine recombinase XerD: MLNKKPRIPAPVQIPDAFSYLQGFRDYLIAQTVSPHTRNAYLSDLVQCAECLSKPLPEWNHDDISDVLIALTKQQKSPRSIARCLSALRSFYKFLREQKLRSDNPVAAHKTPKLGRALPKDLSEADVEALIHAPDINTALGLRDRAMFEVLYACGLRVTELINLRLELINLKQGYLRIVGKGNKERLIPMGQMACEWVEKYLNEARPQLYKTSTDYLFLTQHGGIMSRQNFWYAIKRYALQAGIQSELSPHTLRHAFATHLLNHGADLRVVQMLLGHSDLSTTQIYTHVAQVRMQQLHATHHPRA; this comes from the coding sequence ATGCTGAATAAAAAACCCCGTATTCCTGCCCCTGTCCAGATTCCTGATGCGTTCAGTTATTTGCAAGGTTTTCGTGATTATCTGATTGCACAAACGGTCAGCCCGCATACCCGCAATGCCTATTTGTCCGATCTGGTGCAATGTGCAGAATGCTTGAGCAAGCCTCTGCCCGAATGGAATCATGATGATATTTCCGATGTACTGATTGCGCTGACCAAACAGCAAAAAAGCCCACGTTCGATTGCCCGCTGCCTGTCTGCCTTGCGTTCATTTTATAAATTTTTACGCGAGCAAAAACTGCGTAGTGACAATCCGGTGGCCGCACATAAAACCCCGAAACTGGGCCGGGCCTTACCTAAAGATTTGTCCGAAGCTGATGTTGAAGCCTTGATTCATGCCCCGGATATCAACACGGCATTAGGGCTGCGCGATCGCGCCATGTTTGAAGTGCTGTATGCCTGCGGACTTCGGGTGACCGAACTGATTAACCTGCGTCTGGAACTGATCAACTTAAAACAGGGTTATTTACGTATCGTCGGTAAGGGGAATAAAGAACGTCTGATTCCAATGGGACAAATGGCCTGTGAATGGGTGGAAAAATATCTGAATGAAGCCCGTCCGCAACTGTACAAGACTTCGACCGATTATCTGTTTCTGACCCAGCATGGCGGCATCATGAGCCGGCAGAATTTCTGGTATGCCATTAAGCGTTATGCGCTGCAGGCCGGAATTCAATCCGAACTGTCACCGCATACCTTGCGCCATGCCTTTGCCACCCATTTACTCAATCATGGCGCAGACTTACGTGTGGTACAGATGTTACTCGGACATAGTGATCTGTCTACCACCCAGATTTATACTCATGTGGCGCAGGTACGGATGCAACAGCTACACGCGACCCATCATCCACGGGCTTAA
- a CDS encoding DsbC family protein: MTFARSKVFMACTLAAGLGLSACSNSTNNDKKQDTLTASAPATGEASTLTERNAQQRLVSTLEKHFKTAGISAKITDIKATEVPNLFWVSLEGMSAVYVTSDGKYLIQGDVIRLGDKQLHNVSENLQAGINNKLFAELKPADLLVYPAKGKTKHVVYVFTDVSCPYCHKFHEQMDEMNAKGIEVRYIAWPRGEQHMPAMEAIWCSADRRSAFDQAIAGAQISAEKCENPVQDQYQMGLNMGVNGTPAIYNSAGAYLGGYLSTSELLNRLK, encoded by the coding sequence ATGACATTTGCCCGCTCAAAAGTTTTTATGGCTTGCACACTTGCTGCTGGTTTGGGGCTTAGCGCATGTTCCAATTCCACGAACAACGATAAAAAGCAAGATACGCTCACTGCAAGTGCACCAGCAACGGGCGAAGCCTCTACCCTGACCGAACGTAATGCCCAACAGCGCCTGGTTTCGACCTTGGAAAAGCATTTCAAGACTGCCGGCATCAGTGCCAAAATCACCGACATTAAAGCCACCGAAGTCCCGAACCTGTTCTGGGTCAGCCTGGAAGGCATGTCTGCGGTCTATGTCACCAGTGACGGTAAGTATCTGATTCAGGGCGATGTGATCCGTCTCGGCGATAAACAGCTGCACAATGTCAGCGAAAATCTGCAAGCAGGCATCAACAATAAACTCTTTGCCGAACTCAAGCCAGCAGACTTGCTGGTCTATCCAGCCAAAGGCAAAACCAAGCATGTGGTCTATGTGTTTACCGATGTCAGTTGTCCGTATTGCCATAAATTCCATGAACAAATGGATGAGATGAATGCCAAAGGCATTGAAGTGCGTTATATCGCCTGGCCGCGTGGTGAACAGCATATGCCAGCCATGGAAGCGATCTGGTGCAGTGCCGACCGCCGTAGTGCGTTTGACCAGGCGATTGCCGGTGCACAGATTAGCGCAGAAAAATGTGAAAATCCTGTTCAAGATCAATATCAAATGGGTCTGAATATGGGCGTGAATGGCACCCCTGCCATTTATAATTCAGCAGGGGCTTATCTGGGCGGTTACCTGTCTACCTCGGAATTATTGAACCGGCTTAAATAA
- a CDS encoding homoserine dehydrogenase, protein MKPVRLAILGLGTVGGGALKLLKENAAEIKRRTGREIEITHVGTRRPRPDLDLPESVKQSADLMDIVRQPDVDVVVEVMGGIHPAYEVIMEAMKHGKHIVTANKALLAEHGNELFKAAEDNAVQIAYEAAVAGGIPIIKVIREGLAANKIEWLAGIINGTGNFILSEMREKGRAFEDVLKEAQELGYAEADPTFDVEGIDAAHKLTILASCAFGIPLQFDKVFTEGIGKVTAQDVKYAEDLGFRIKHLGIARRTDAGIELRVHPTLIPDDQLIANVNGVKNAVLVQANAVGPTLYYGAGAGAGPTASAVVADVVDIVRDIIYTEDGAGTIPQLAFEALSDLPILSREQMTTGYYIRINAEDQMGVLADVTTILSRAGISIDAIMQQPRLSKDLIPIVILTDPIVESKMDAALSQIQALPVIHGEIVRIRLESLDN, encoded by the coding sequence GTGAAACCAGTTCGTCTGGCAATCCTCGGTCTTGGTACTGTAGGTGGTGGTGCCTTGAAACTATTAAAAGAAAATGCTGCTGAGATCAAACGTCGCACCGGTCGTGAAATTGAAATTACCCATGTAGGCACCCGTCGTCCACGTCCTGATCTGGATCTGCCAGAATCGGTCAAACAAAGTGCTGATTTGATGGACATCGTGCGTCAACCTGATGTAGACGTGGTGGTTGAAGTCATGGGCGGAATTCATCCTGCCTATGAAGTCATCATGGAAGCCATGAAACATGGCAAACATATTGTAACCGCCAACAAAGCACTCTTGGCTGAACACGGTAATGAACTGTTTAAAGCGGCTGAAGACAATGCCGTGCAAATTGCCTATGAAGCCGCAGTGGCTGGTGGCATTCCAATTATTAAAGTGATCCGTGAAGGTTTGGCAGCCAACAAGATTGAATGGCTGGCCGGTATTATTAACGGCACAGGTAACTTCATTCTTAGTGAAATGCGTGAAAAAGGCCGCGCTTTTGAAGATGTGCTGAAAGAAGCGCAAGAACTGGGTTATGCCGAAGCCGATCCGACCTTTGACGTGGAAGGCATTGACGCAGCACACAAGCTGACGATTCTGGCCTCATGTGCCTTTGGTATTCCACTTCAGTTTGACAAAGTCTTTACTGAAGGCATTGGCAAAGTCACGGCACAAGATGTGAAATATGCCGAAGACCTCGGTTTCCGGATTAAACATCTGGGCATTGCACGCCGTACTGATGCCGGGATTGAACTCCGTGTACACCCGACCCTAATTCCAGATGACCAGCTGATTGCCAATGTTAACGGTGTGAAAAATGCGGTTCTGGTACAAGCGAATGCGGTCGGCCCAACACTGTACTATGGTGCTGGCGCAGGTGCGGGACCAACGGCTTCTGCGGTTGTTGCTGATGTCGTCGATATTGTCCGTGACATCATTTACACAGAAGACGGCGCAGGTACTATTCCGCAACTGGCTTTTGAAGCGCTCAGTGATTTACCGATCTTGAGTCGTGAACAAATGACCACCGGCTATTACATCCGTATTAATGCCGAAGATCAGATGGGCGTGCTTGCCGATGTCACCACAATTCTCAGTCGTGCCGGCATCAGTATTGATGCGATCATGCAGCAACCGCGTTTATCCAAAGACCTTATTCCTATCGTGATTCTGACCGATCCTATCGTCGAATCAAAAATGGATGCAGCGCTTTCACAAATTCAAGCATTACCCGTCATTCATGGCGAAATTGTACGAATTCGTTTAGAATCGCTTGATAATTAA
- the thrC gene encoding threonine synthase, with protein sequence MSNANRYTGLVDRYRDRLPVSATTRAISLGEGNTPLIKLENIPRIIGKDVEIYVKYEGLNPTGSFKDRGMTMAVTKAVEEGSKAIICASTGNTSAAAAAYAARAGIKAFVLIPEGKIAMGKMAQAMMYGAITMQIRGNFDDGMRLVKEVADQAPVTIVNSINPYRLQGQKTIAYEIVEALGRAPDYHCLPVGNAGNITAHWMGYTEAVANQSKEEFEQVVYDAETDAFTGPKPAGLPIMAGYQASGAAPFLRGGPVENPETVATAIRIGNPQSFNHAKAVVRDSNGWFDELTDAEILEAQRLLSMYEGVFVEPASAASVGGAIRDIKAGKIAEGSVIVCTVTGNGLKDPDTAIKQCADAVMLSIDATMSQVKDSILSNM encoded by the coding sequence ATGTCGAATGCCAATCGTTATACTGGTTTAGTTGACCGCTATCGCGACCGTTTACCAGTGTCTGCAACTACTCGTGCGATCTCTTTGGGTGAAGGTAATACTCCACTGATCAAGCTTGAGAATATTCCACGCATTATTGGTAAAGATGTTGAAATTTATGTGAAGTACGAGGGCTTAAACCCGACTGGTTCATTTAAAGACCGCGGTATGACTATGGCGGTGACCAAAGCCGTTGAAGAAGGCTCTAAAGCCATCATCTGCGCATCTACTGGTAACACCTCTGCAGCAGCGGCTGCATACGCTGCGCGTGCCGGCATTAAAGCATTCGTGCTCATCCCTGAAGGCAAAATTGCCATGGGTAAAATGGCACAAGCGATGATGTATGGTGCGATCACCATGCAAATTCGCGGTAACTTTGATGACGGTATGCGTCTGGTCAAAGAAGTTGCCGATCAGGCACCGGTAACGATTGTAAACTCAATCAACCCATACCGTCTGCAAGGTCAAAAAACCATTGCTTACGAGATCGTTGAAGCTTTAGGTCGTGCACCGGATTATCACTGCCTGCCAGTCGGTAATGCGGGTAACATCACTGCGCACTGGATGGGTTATACTGAAGCGGTTGCCAACCAGTCGAAAGAAGAATTTGAGCAAGTCGTTTACGATGCTGAAACTGATGCCTTTACTGGTCCTAAACCGGCTGGCTTGCCAATCATGGCAGGTTACCAAGCCTCTGGTGCTGCACCGTTCCTTCGTGGCGGTCCAGTAGAAAACCCGGAAACTGTTGCAACTGCGATTCGTATCGGCAATCCGCAAAGCTTCAATCATGCTAAAGCGGTTGTTCGTGATTCAAACGGCTGGTTCGATGAACTGACTGATGCGGAGATTCTCGAAGCTCAACGTCTGCTTTCTATGTATGAAGGTGTGTTCGTAGAGCCGGCATCTGCTGCGTCTGTCGGCGGTGCCATCCGTGATATTAAAGCGGGTAAAATTGCTGAAGGTTCAGTAATCGTATGTACCGTAACGGGTAACGGTCTGAAAGATCCAGACACTGCTATCAAGCAATGTGCTGATGCCGTGATGTTGTCGATTGATGCAACTATGAGTCAAGTTAAAGACTCTATTCTGTCGAATATGTAA
- a CDS encoding serine hydrolase — translation MKKINKSLRHLLGLSVLISMSTTSFAEIIMNSGTAEDGSSISWSSEEVNQLMSDDFNASANEPSPPGSATVTTTLRQVGTAAPAAAKPAYTAPQIIDTNHFSNQPSVNARAALVMDAQTGEVLFSKNTNTAYPIASITKLMTAVVISDARLNMSEKITLQQADFSCSGCKSSSSTLRAGDSMNRAEALLFALMKSENPAAAALARTYPGGRSAFIAKMNAKAKELGMNSTRFMESTGLHPGNMASARDLGILVNTASQYGLIRQFSTTPSYDFNLGYRVLKSNNTNALVRNGGWNINISKTGFINEAGRCVVMHTTLNNRPVAVVLLGANSSQARTNDATRLMSWVSQQPKRI, via the coding sequence GTGAAGAAAATAAACAAGTCTTTAAGGCATCTACTCGGCCTGTCCGTGTTAATCAGCATGAGCACGACAAGTTTTGCTGAAATCATTATGAATTCTGGCACGGCAGAGGACGGTTCCAGCATTAGTTGGTCTTCTGAAGAAGTTAACCAGTTAATGAGCGATGATTTTAATGCGTCAGCCAATGAGCCTTCGCCACCCGGGTCTGCAACAGTGACCACTACTTTGCGTCAGGTCGGCACAGCAGCGCCAGCAGCAGCCAAACCTGCTTATACTGCGCCGCAGATTATTGATACGAATCATTTTAGTAATCAACCTTCTGTCAATGCACGGGCTGCACTGGTCATGGATGCACAAACCGGTGAGGTGCTGTTTAGCAAAAATACCAATACTGCCTATCCGATTGCATCGATTACCAAGCTGATGACAGCGGTGGTCATTTCTGATGCACGTCTGAACATGTCGGAAAAAATCACACTACAACAGGCTGATTTTTCCTGTTCAGGTTGTAAAAGCTCAAGCTCGACTTTAAGAGCAGGGGACAGCATGAACCGTGCTGAAGCTTTACTGTTTGCTCTGATGAAGTCCGAGAATCCGGCTGCTGCCGCTTTGGCACGCACTTATCCAGGTGGCCGATCAGCGTTTATTGCCAAAATGAATGCAAAAGCCAAAGAGCTCGGCATGAATTCTACCCGCTTCATGGAGTCAACCGGTTTGCATCCGGGTAACATGGCTTCAGCTCGTGACTTGGGAATCTTGGTAAATACTGCCTCTCAATATGGCCTGATTCGCCAGTTCTCGACCACGCCAAGCTATGACTTTAACTTGGGTTATCGTGTGTTGAAATCGAATAATACCAATGCCTTGGTACGTAATGGCGGCTGGAATATTAATATTTCTAAAACCGGTTTTATTAATGAAGCAGGGCGCTGTGTGGTGATGCACACGACTCTGAATAACCGTCCGGTGGCGGTGGTACTTTTAGGTGCAAACAGCTCACAGGCGCGTACCAATGATGCGACCCGTTTAATGAGTTGGGTCAGCCAGCAACCTAAACGAATCTAA
- a CDS encoding response regulator → MITVLVVDDHELVRTGICRMLEDHAEVQVIGQAESGEEAISLVRQHHPDVVLLDVNMPGIGGVETTRRLLQSAPETKVLAVSGLAEEPYPSLLLKAGAKGYITKGAPISEMVRAINKVMQGGKYFSADIAEQLASSYLSDTQQSPFDALSEREMQVAMMVVNCISAQEIADKLFVSVKTVNTYRYRIFEKLNIDSDVKLTHLAMRYGLIKP, encoded by the coding sequence GTGATCACAGTTTTAGTTGTGGACGACCATGAATTAGTTCGTACTGGAATTTGCAGAATGCTAGAAGACCATGCGGAGGTTCAGGTAATTGGACAAGCTGAATCTGGTGAAGAAGCGATCTCTCTAGTTCGTCAACATCATCCTGATGTAGTTTTGTTAGATGTGAATATGCCGGGCATTGGTGGCGTAGAAACCACGCGCCGTCTACTTCAGAGTGCGCCGGAAACCAAAGTTTTGGCGGTTAGCGGTTTAGCAGAAGAGCCTTATCCGTCCCTGTTATTGAAAGCCGGTGCCAAAGGTTATATCACCAAAGGGGCCCCGATTTCGGAAATGGTCCGTGCGATTAACAAAGTCATGCAAGGCGGCAAATATTTCAGTGCAGACATTGCGGAACAGTTAGCAAGCTCTTACCTTTCTGATACACAACAATCGCCTTTTGATGCATTGTCAGAGCGTGAAATGCAAGTCGCGATGATGGTCGTGAATTGTATCAGCGCCCAGGAAATTGCCGACAAGCTCTTTGTGAGTGTTAAAACCGTGAATACTTATCGTTACCGTATTTTTGAAAAACTGAATATCGATAGCGATGTTAAACTGACTCATCTGGCCATGCGCTATGGACTCATTAAACCTTAG
- a CDS encoding sensor histidine kinase produces MAQQKNYAELNQYHLGIWYSAYRLLISTGLLLIFMLTYPELTTDYQYPQLYYYALGIGVAINTVQLFVLKWIRRLIQPQLIMIFFSDVCVLSLLTLASDGPNLQIGLLFVITIFSASLLLDAKKALVVTLVAVISVIYQHFIGSIFAFSSLSNISNSALLAFLFFVVYGTGQIAIRRFQILENLNFSQSLELHRLQNINRYILEQIETGYLVLDENYHVVLSNPAACNLLGIESKYGHEKFTLSQSQPDLFELIHFETLENGERFQFESQQSRYNIHVQVQKLIVPHQTLMLLVLQDAKKLNQQVQQLKLAALGQLSASIAHEIRNPLAAIVQANDLYLDSETEQQQVLHQMIGRQATRIDRIIQDTLNMVKNKETHPVPIHLNEFIPLFIQEDLADIRDQIQFNIDIPLVIQFDEAQFRQILINLIRNAIRHNSADAAYIQLNVHPYEHRVWIDVRDFGSGVAVHDQALLFKPFFSTSISGTGLGLYLSHSFCEANQAQLNYIQQEQGACFRISCQRITL; encoded by the coding sequence ATGGCACAACAAAAAAACTATGCTGAACTGAATCAATACCATCTCGGTATCTGGTACAGCGCTTATCGTCTGCTGATCAGCACCGGTTTGTTGCTGATTTTTATGCTGACCTACCCCGAACTCACCACCGATTATCAATACCCGCAGCTGTATTATTATGCACTGGGAATCGGGGTTGCGATCAATACCGTACAGCTGTTTGTGCTGAAATGGATCAGACGCCTGATCCAGCCGCAGCTGATTATGATTTTCTTTAGCGATGTCTGCGTTTTAAGTTTGCTGACTTTGGCGAGCGACGGTCCTAATCTGCAAATCGGGCTGCTGTTTGTGATTACTATCTTTTCTGCATCTTTATTATTAGATGCAAAAAAGGCCTTGGTCGTCACGCTGGTTGCTGTTATCAGCGTAATTTATCAGCATTTTATCGGCAGTATTTTTGCATTTTCATCACTCAGCAATATCAGTAATAGCGCCTTGCTGGCCTTTTTATTTTTTGTGGTCTATGGCACTGGACAAATTGCCATACGCCGCTTTCAGATTCTGGAAAATCTAAATTTTTCTCAATCGCTGGAACTGCATCGCTTACAGAATATTAACCGCTATATTCTGGAGCAGATTGAAACCGGCTATCTGGTTCTGGATGAAAACTACCATGTGGTACTCAGTAATCCTGCCGCCTGTAATCTTCTTGGAATTGAGTCCAAATACGGCCATGAGAAATTCACCTTATCTCAGTCACAGCCAGATTTATTTGAACTGATCCATTTTGAAACGCTAGAAAATGGTGAGCGCTTTCAGTTTGAATCCCAACAAAGTCGCTATAATATTCATGTGCAAGTACAAAAGCTGATTGTGCCGCATCAGACTCTAATGCTACTGGTGTTACAGGATGCCAAAAAACTGAATCAGCAGGTGCAGCAACTTAAACTTGCTGCACTGGGTCAACTCTCGGCCAGTATTGCCCATGAAATTCGTAATCCATTGGCGGCTATTGTACAGGCCAATGATTTATATCTGGATTCAGAAACTGAACAACAACAAGTGCTCCACCAGATGATTGGTCGACAGGCGACCCGGATTGACCGGATTATTCAGGACACGCTGAATATGGTCAAAAATAAAGAAACCCATCCGGTGCCGATTCATCTCAATGAATTTATCCCGTTATTTATCCAGGAAGATCTGGCCGATATTCGCGATCAGATTCAATTTAATATTGATATCCCGCTGGTGATTCAGTTTGATGAAGCACAGTTCCGGCAAATCCTGATTAATCTGATTCGTAATGCGATTCGTCACAATTCAGCCGATGCAGCCTATATTCAGCTGAATGTGCATCCCTATGAACATCGGGTCTGGATTGATGTACGGGATTTTGGCTCTGGCGTAGCCGTACATGATCAAGCTCTATTGTTCAAACCCTTTTTTAGCACATCGATTAGTGGTACCGGATTAGGATTGTATTTATCACATAGTTTTTGCGAAGCAAATCAGGCACAATTAAACTATATACAACAAGAACAGGGCGCATGCTTTCGCATCAGCTGTCAACGTATTACGCTTTAA
- a CDS encoding sigma-54-dependent transcriptional regulator yields MNGEQQPLVLLVDDEEDLCTLMQMSLLRMGIRTHIAHRLEYAKKCLANHQYDACLTDLNLPDGNGLELLDWIGNLYPALPVAVLTAYGNMEIAIAALKAGAFDFVSKPINQKHLEQLLQKALNKPVDYSHNNPNDALEHKMLIGQSMPIQQLRITLQKIARSQAPVFITGESGTGKEVVANLVHRLSNRNEGPFIAINCGAIPTELMESELFGHKKGSFTGAAQDKQGLIQSAHGGSLFLDEIAELPLSMQVKLLRAVQEKRIRPLGSDTEIDVDFRVISATHQDLEALVQQGKFRQDLYFRIHVMDLTLPPLRERGQDILLLAEHFIQKICQEWGISNKKLTERSKEFLLGQYYPGNVRELRNIMERAITLSDEERIDLQHLQSAPLRQALNSPQEMNTLTSEIIATETLIAPKKLPEEGLELYLEKVEKEILLNALNLTHWNRTLAAKKLGMSFRSLRYRLKKFGLDTEEDE; encoded by the coding sequence ATGAATGGGGAACAACAACCACTGGTGCTCTTGGTGGATGATGAGGAAGATTTATGTACCCTCATGCAAATGTCATTGCTGCGCATGGGAATTCGCACGCACATTGCCCATCGTCTGGAATACGCTAAAAAATGCCTTGCCAATCATCAGTATGATGCCTGTCTGACCGACCTGAATCTGCCCGATGGCAATGGTTTGGAGTTACTGGATTGGATTGGCAATCTTTACCCGGCACTTCCGGTCGCGGTTCTGACCGCCTATGGCAACATGGAAATCGCCATTGCTGCGCTCAAAGCAGGGGCTTTTGACTTTGTCAGCAAACCGATTAATCAAAAACACCTGGAGCAGCTCTTACAAAAAGCGCTGAATAAACCGGTGGATTATTCGCATAATAATCCGAACGATGCACTCGAACATAAAATGCTGATTGGACAATCCATGCCAATTCAGCAATTACGCATTACCTTACAAAAAATTGCCCGATCCCAGGCACCAGTTTTTATCACAGGGGAATCAGGCACAGGCAAGGAAGTCGTGGCCAATCTGGTACATCGCCTGAGTAACCGCAACGAAGGTCCTTTTATTGCGATTAACTGTGGCGCCATTCCGACTGAGTTGATGGAAAGCGAACTGTTTGGGCATAAGAAAGGCAGCTTTACCGGCGCTGCTCAGGACAAACAGGGACTGATTCAATCTGCCCATGGTGGCAGTCTGTTTCTGGATGAAATTGCAGAATTACCGCTTTCTATGCAGGTCAAATTGTTACGTGCCGTACAGGAAAAACGTATTCGTCCACTCGGTTCGGATACCGAAATTGATGTGGATTTCCGTGTGATCAGTGCCACGCATCAGGATCTGGAAGCCTTGGTGCAACAAGGCAAATTCCGTCAGGATTTATATTTCCGTATTCATGTAATGGATCTGACTTTACCGCCGCTGCGTGAACGCGGCCAGGATATTCTGTTATTGGCCGAACACTTTATTCAGAAGATTTGCCAGGAATGGGGCATTTCCAATAAAAAACTGACCGAACGCAGCAAAGAGTTCTTATTGGGACAATATTATCCAGGTAATGTACGTGAATTACGTAACATTATGGAACGCGCGATTACTTTAAGTGATGAAGAGCGGATTGATCTTCAGCATTTGCAGAGTGCACCGCTGCGTCAGGCGCTAAACAGCCCTCAGGAGATGAATACGCTCACGAGCGAGATTATTGCGACCGAAACCCTGATTGCACCTAAAAAGCTGCCTGAAGAGGGTCTAGAGCTGTATTTGGAAAAGGTCGAAAAAGAAATTTTACTCAATGCGCTGAATCTGACCCACTGGAACCGGACACTGGCCGCCAAAAAACTCGGCATGTCGTTCCGTTCCCTGCGCTATCGCTTGAAAAAGTTCGGACTGGATACCGAAGAAGATGAATAA
- a CDS encoding S41 family peptidase, producing MTRIRWKSVVIPCLLMCLSHSAWGAGSNEPAFDDMEMDGQVYSEIPVASIQEFVQIYGIVKDNYIQDKNDDALFQQAIQGLVSGLDRYSRYLSPEDYKQLRAYTEGDLASIDFDLQFDPRLKQWVVQGLSADADSAKQGLRNGVTVYKIEDQVLSSLNQEQVRQLLSGAVGSTLMIQLSSQSPAVRLVRNTKLDTEIKSSLHNNQVLVLQVKVFQQDTANEIKRLIESYSDKRLKAVLFDLRNNPGGLLSAAVESADLFLNQGVIVSTKSRAEGNQQFQALPSFEFQNLKVGVLINNRSASAAEVFTAALKEHNRAWVVGEKSYGKGVVQKLFPLSNGSALQMTVSQYFSPSGQMIEGRGIQPHFNYPFKQEMREESYLEHVTDLLLLQK from the coding sequence ATGACAAGAATACGCTGGAAGTCTGTTGTAATACCATGCTTACTGATGTGTTTGAGTCATTCAGCCTGGGGTGCGGGTTCAAATGAGCCGGCATTCGATGATATGGAAATGGATGGGCAGGTTTATTCTGAAATTCCTGTGGCATCTATTCAGGAATTCGTACAAATTTATGGCATCGTAAAAGACAATTATATTCAAGATAAAAATGACGATGCCTTATTCCAGCAGGCCATTCAGGGTCTGGTCAGTGGCTTAGACCGCTATTCCCGTTATTTGTCGCCTGAAGATTATAAGCAGCTGCGTGCATATACCGAAGGGGATCTGGCCAGCATTGATTTTGATCTGCAATTTGACCCGCGGTTGAAGCAATGGGTGGTTCAAGGACTGAGTGCCGATGCAGATTCAGCCAAGCAGGGACTGCGAAATGGCGTCACGGTTTATAAAATTGAAGATCAGGTCTTAAGTAGCCTGAATCAGGAACAAGTCCGGCAGTTATTGAGTGGAGCAGTTGGCTCTACGCTCATGATCCAGCTTTCCTCGCAAAGTCCGGCCGTTCGTCTGGTCCGCAATACCAAGCTGGATACCGAAATTAAATCGAGCTTGCACAATAACCAGGTGCTGGTTTTACAGGTCAAGGTTTTTCAGCAAGATACTGCCAATGAAATCAAACGTCTGATTGAAAGTTATTCGGATAAACGCTTAAAAGCCGTATTATTTGATCTGCGCAATAATCCCGGTGGCTTACTCTCGGCCGCAGTTGAATCTGCCGATTTATTTTTGAATCAGGGCGTGATTGTCTCGACCAAAAGCCGTGCTGAAGGCAACCAGCAATTTCAGGCCTTGCCGAGTTTTGAGTTCCAGAATCTGAAAGTTGGGGTGCTGATTAACAACCGCTCGGCTTCTGCAGCAGAAGTGTTTACTGCAGCCCTGAAAGAACATAACCGTGCCTGGGTGGTCGGAGAAAAGAGCTATGGCAAAGGCGTAGTACAGAAACTTTTTCCTTTAAGCAATGGTTCGGCTTTACAGATGACGGTATCGCAATACTTTAGCCCAAGTGGCCAGATGATTGAAGGGCGGGGCATACAGCCGCATTTCAACTATCCGTTTAAGCAGGAAATGCGTGAGGAGAGCTATCTGGAACATGTTACAGATTTACTGCTCCTGCAAAAATAA